CATCATTCCGCAACAACATCTTCATCCCTTCAAAAGGACCTCACAGCCAACGTCCATCATCTTAACACCTGCGATCACAAAAAGTAAAGGAAAGGGGGAGGTCAATCCAAAAGAGGAGGAGGCACATCACTTGAAGAACTGGGGAAGGAActcgttgaaaaaaaaaaaagaaagccaGAGAGAGAGGAGGAGACCATCGGAAAGGAGCTccaagaggtaagtaatgccTTCCACTCCATGTTTTTCTGAGTTTGTTTAATTGACCTTGAATATGCCTCTGTTACGTTGTCTTTGAATATGTCTCTTTGGTTGCTGAGTTTTGCATGTTGCTGTTAAATAGATGCTTAGTGTTGTGAATATTTGTACATGTCTGTTCTTACTGTACGATCATCTTGACACCCACGGCTATGAGGGCCAACATCCATCTTCATCGTTGCCATACGACCAATATCATCATTTCTGTTTCCAATACTATATCATCATTTCCGTTTCCAATACTACATCATCATTCCCGTTTCCAATACTACATCATCACTTCCGTTTCCAATATTGTTCCAACACTGAACCTTTAACCCTTCTACACAACCAACTTCATCACTTTCACACCTAGCACCTCACGGCCATCACTTTTATCTTcatccttcttcatcttcatttttatctctAAACACTTATTCCCACAGCCAAACTTCTATAATTTGTGTCCACCCGCTGCCATAGCCACCTTACAGATTaccaacttcatcatcttctttattACCTCACCCAACATCTATCTCCTCATCCCTACGCCCACTGCTACTAGTAACTGCCCATCCTCCGTATTCACTCACTATCACAGCCATCTTGACACGGCCAAACACCTATCACCCTTATACTTCTCACTCTCATCATCCGTTCATTCACCTTTCAACAACCTTCATCTTCCCAGCCATCACTGATCTTAACCCCTCTGCTCCCATCGCCCAGGTGCCAATATCACTTCTATTCACCTGCTCACTCTCCGGATAGCATCCGCCCAATCCCCTTTCCATTCTCTACCACTGAAAATAACCTTTTGATCATCATCCACCCATCACTTGATCTCCAGGACCGGACACCCCAAACTTCATTCTCAATCTTCTGCATTTTTATCTCCAACACATCACCTCTGCCACCCAATCTTCAATCATCATTCGTTCTCCTCTGTTCCTTGTCTCGTACGCCCCTTTCACCGGAAACCTCCACGCACCACCCTTGGAAACACCCTTCAAACCCGTTGTCCAACTCAACCCCATCGTGAAAACCGACAACCATCACGCCCACATCAGAAACCCAAACCGCCACTCACAAGCCACCGTAAACAAAATACACCCCTATTTTCAGATTTTTGCACCGTaacatatacaaaaaaaaaagaataaaagaagttGGACCAAGtcataaacaacaaaatatctTCCCTTTGGCACCCCCATTTTTCACCTGCACACCCCGTATTTCACTCATGCACCCCCTTTGCTTCCCTTTTCACACTCCTCTCTGTTTTATCTCTACCCCCTATTCATGTTGGGCTTTGttttcttgctttatttttatgttttttttattcttctcagTAAATGTAACAGTAACCCTTacccctttgttttatttatatttggtaaacttgtttgtgttgttttgtataaaaattataaaaaaaaagttgtaaataataaaaaatatataaaactttaaaaaacatttaatgtaataaatatcggtatgagtactcgtgcgatcgtacgcatcatcctagtacttattgcccaaatataaaagaaataagaaagccgtatgagtgctcgtgcgatcgtacgcatcagcctagtactcattacgcaaaaaaatataaatattacaaccaaaataccaaaaaaatataaaatcattaaaaactaaaaaacatgcctttttcaaaactacaaacaatattgcctgccagaactacgtgatccttgattctccatcaaaagtggagatacgtaggagcaaggtcagtccttgtcaggttcatttcccaaaaaatccaaaaaaatcaatttcttcaagcaaatttctcaaacaatttcaaatgaactacgtaaccctgatttctcattctgcatgagaatacgtaggagcaaggtcaatccttgtcgggcctaaaaagctaaaaaatattgtttgttttctttagcgttttattttaaggggaagttaaatactttgaaaaccacatccacattcgcacatttagttaaaggtattgccttagggcaggcgttgtagggtgctaataccttccctacgcgtaaccgactcccgaaccatgaatctggttcaatttgaccatgccttatcattttatgatttttccgtagttttccagaataaactatggtggcgactccaaaatctcctTTTCAATattatctctttttttattggatcgtcgtcccgtcgcgattccggttgcgacaacaAGGTACAGTTCTgatcgaacggtttacacaaacctataccgaacggtcaaataaaacaaaaagagaaggtgatcgaacgaccaccttacccTCAACTAAAACtattgaccgaacgtcctactgttcggtcttcacttcaacctcGACCAGGTTCTCTTCCTCCAGTGCCTCTTCTAGTAGTACGTCTCTTTCTGCTCatatccacatggatgatcattgcaatgacaaagacggacgtacaaaacaagacaagacaggaaaacacagggtaagcttatgtaatttaattcatgtccaaacatacatttcacacaatcaaagAAACAAGATAAATCATCATAAGTTAatacaaagcctaatactagactgattgtccggactgtatgaaatctatgtaactacgacgttcgtgcacccgggtgatgtagtaactaggataccctcaacagctgccacccgaggttagtcctatctgtccaaagtaaccctaaggactaggacctcctgccgttcccacacatgacctaccctcctctacgtgaggacgagtactcacggaacatcaggatgaaccgccagcttagcatgcccacattcatacattacaaatttcaatattcatccatgagtcgttcctccctggaacgctcatCCATAATCCAACACATATTAattcatatcatattctcttatctttcattattattcatctcacttaaacatttttcataaagATTCGCAAGCGTACCTAATAGCGAACGTTCAACACTGCTTCAGAATGAGACCTACActtggagcgagaccgagaggtctccagttccagaacGGATTAAGATCAAAGAGGGTTACCATctggttgagaaagaaaccgagtaagATCATATATGACAAGAACTACTAGAACGAGTGTTACTTACAAAGTGAGtcaattaaatgaactgactcttggaAGATCAAAATGAACACTTCAAAGATGATGTCAATTGCTAAaactctaggccgaaaccaatgaATACAGACACTTCAAAGAATAATACTGATAAGAATTTACATGATGAAACCGAAcgttaataaatatacttagccTTTCAAGTAGCTAAACACCAATAACCATCTGAATGccagtcaaagactgaacactatagtgagcgaaccctattaggtttgaacgaacgctcttattatgaagTTGGCTTAAGGAACTAGAACGAGTGcatggtgtaagaccaaacacttgcttagaacgaacacttggtataagaccaagtGCTACTAAGCTTATAGAGAataggcttgataaatataatcagATATTATTTgtgtagtgtttaagaataactaaaatatacaaatacatacatctatatatatatatatatatatatatatatatatatatatatatatatatatatatatatatatattacttaagTGTATCACAGAATACCCAAacacaactatgcttggccgaacgctcaagcatagtattacaACACGAAGACGCTCATCCTCAACTAggatcctttccaaatgaaagaatccaattctaaccaagtttACTAACATTACCGAAcagtcaatgaccgttcagtgacgaatGTACATTATCATAGtggaatttcatattcaaaattcatttatattcacctcattcttaacatatagtttcataacttatacattcatatcataatcaatttttatactttatacaattcaaacatatcaaccatcatataTTAATGCAGTCaattcaacgaacgttcatgcaacacacataatcatacaaattaaattaataagctccccttacctctaaagtagccgaacgctcacagataCAAAATAGTGTTCTCCTCTAACAAAGACCTTAGCGCTCTACGGCACGTTTTAAGAACTATAACAAACACAAGACCAGAAGATACTCAGAATGATAGGATCAACTCATGCAACCAagaatctgggtttgcatgcTACAGAAACCACACGAATGAGGGAGggatgaacttaccagtccAGAATCCGAAACTGATCAGTTCAAACGGACGTCCTCTACGCCAGGAGAGTAGAACtggtgcctgaacggtgatcggagaagagaaaatgtgagaattatagagagaagagagagcttttagagagaaggaggagaattgagaatttcagagtttgaagaagaaggtgcatgcagagagagtgtGACGTAAACTTTCcaaaactcagttttgcttcccacgtcaaacgaacgtccgctcatctgccgacacctgccttccactatctgatttctgaATCATCTTCACTTGACACCTGACGTCCGTTCAAAGagtttgggtgcgttttaaatgtGCTCTGACAATATCCatgaaaaattgattaaaattgtcactttttaaattttagatattaaaataaaaaaaacaaaataactaatagaaattaaataaaaaaaaatcttacttttaacaaaaaaagtCTTAACGCATCCTGGGTATCCTAATTAGGGCATTATTAAATAATGAAGAGTGTGGAATTAAAAGCATTGGCACAATTTTATTCAACGATTTTGTTGAAAGATAGGAATGAGTTGGCAACAAAGAAGGatcttaattgtttttttagtgAGACTTGGAAATTAGGAGTCTTTCACTTTGTAAAACAAGGGACTGTAAATGATTAGATGGAAGGAAAGTGATGCCTTTGAAAGACCATTAccctatttaaataaaaaaaagttgtacgGAAAGTTTGTGACATTTACATCTGTATTGCATCAGTAATTGTCATTAATTTGGGTAATTAATCTGGTTTCATTCATTCATTGTCCACCCAAACTTTAACTTCTTCAATGTGACAAGAACTCAAGATTCGGTTCATAAAGCAAATATCTGAGTCATGTAATTAGTCAAAATTAACCAAAACACGATGATCATGGCAAGATTCTACAAACCCACTTACACCAACAAGTTGTCCATGAAATCATTTAACATGTTGAAGATGCATTACATCCTCATATTCgttaaaataagattattagatttaattatatgtaaGAGATACTGATCTCTTTTGAAATCTGATCactttagtttaattttatcaGTAAAAGTGTTGTGATggattggaaaaaaaaaatgtctataATCTTAAGTagattattttgttgatatgaCATTTTGGAATTATTGAATTtgatactttttattataactttgtTTTAAGCCTATATTTGTTTCAAGGTTTGGATTGTTTACGCAGAGAGAAGAGTGTCTTTCCTGTTTGCATTAGGCGATTTGCAAAGAAATGGAAGCATTGATATTACGAAAAGGTCACACTGGcatataagaaaagaaatgtGGGTAAAGATAGTTGGATGATGAGGATGTTAAGGAATTGCCCTTTTGTTGTGAATGAACAATGTGAATGGTTGAAGAAAGGAATCGATTCTGAAGCATTGAGAAACGATTTTATCCCTATTCTGTGATGATTTTGGCTatagatataataaaaataataataatttatttttaaattatttttatcagtaaaaataaaatgataattttttatttttatcaattaaaatattttttttaatttatcaaacttatgacctcatttattaactttaataaagtTTCATctcaattctttttattttttatcatatattttcttaatctaaacaattcacattcattttttttcttaaattcattctttcaaatcactcttcaaattcaaacacagtataaaaaaatgttgtaatctttaagaaaaataagtatttataatttgataCGGACTATTCAATCACATGTCTTGTTGGAGGTATTGAAACAAATTTTCTAATTCAGAAACAATGAGTAGAAGTAATATAAAACCTTTAGTTTATCTCTATCTACAATATCAATGTTTAGACGTGAAATAtgttaagataataaaattaatatatttattttataataattattttgaaatttaattttaagatggttacttttattgatatattaacCTTGTAtctaaattaaactaaaaaaataatacataaaacaataaaaacatctttttttactTATCtcttatacaaatatttttaagtgaAATATAAAATGGAACAggctttttaaatctttatgccttaaataaaaaagttattttcgAAGTAAACAACATTTTGAAACTTTTAAAGTATGTTTCACTAGAAGTAATTAAAGAGTTGGTTAAAAGCAAAATAACTAAAATCTGATTTTTAGTTAtagttatgaaattaaattattgattataaatatttgataaagttaactattaaattaacttaattgcaagtttaactttttatacagtcaatataaaatattttatattattgattaattagGGATTACCGTAATTGTGACTTTTACAGTCATTATCATAATATTCTCATCCTAATCATAAGGGATTTTTTGAAGAAACCTAATCATAAGTGATTAtcaatgaatttataaaaataatacgtTACactaaaaatacatttcaattatattttaaatgtaaatttgtAAACATGTTTGTGTGGTTTTCTAATCTAAATTAGATTTTGATTGTGGAGGAAGatatattcttaaataattagAGTTTTAGGTTCGAGATCGATCAAACTACGCTGAgctaacttttactattttagttaacaactttaattttaaattcaaaatttatttatttactttatgcTAGTTACCAATTGTGCCTTTATGCGTGCCTTAGTTTTCAACAACCACGAATTAGTATTCGTcctatttcatattatttaattttgtttgaagaaaaaatagacGTTTAAGGAAATTATTACACGTCATGATACCAACTTTCTTTTACGATAACCAAAAATGTAATTAGCtgatatatcaataaataagagctaaaaaatataattaagtcgtttttaaaaaaaaattaaaaaacaaatatttttgaagaaattatGATGTCATTTTAAGTTAGCTTCTaacttcttaattattattttctataaacatttattaaatttattatttctaccCAAAGAGGactttattattcaattttagtttttattatatgctctacattttttttgtattgtacAGTTTATTTTAGCTATTCAcgtatttatttcattatataacACTACATTTATGATATTGATATACATTCATATTACCATATTAAGCAGTATATATTATTGTGCTCATCTATAATGtctatcatattattttcattttaattttaattgaaatatttaaaatataagactgagaaatatgaagaaaaaaatgaaaccaaagaaataattacaacaattttaaatatgaataaaaattacaaaattttaagattaattttaaactaagcTTGTAATTgctcaaaaatatttttattataaaataaattaggatTTATAAAAACACGTATCTAttatttaaatagataaatttaatacatcatttttaACCACTTTCCTTATTCAACTGGGAAACTAAATCTGAAACAGAGTTGACCTTTTCAACTTTAAACTTACTCATCACTTTTGCCAAACTAAATGTAAAACGCGTGTAATccttaaactttaaaaacacGATACATATCTTGCTTTCAAAATTTCAagtattttttctattttccatCCATTATACGGCTGTGAGAAGttggaatttaaaattaaaaaaaaagtgttcaTTGTTAATGAATCATGAATAACTAAACTAGGATGTATGCAGCCTAAAAATTTGACGTGTGATTATTCACCCAGCATGAGCCAACGTCGAAAGTATAATTCACCAAAAATCCTACCTTCTAATCAGTTATAAAATTTTCTAGCAGTCTAAAGGGACACTGCCAGAGTTTATGAGGCAACTATGTCTAGAAACTTGTGAGGGTTTCGTCTGTAAATGGGAAAGGGTATGGGAGGCATACCAACAAGCCTAAGAGCAAAACTGTTATTCCAATGGCAACATATTTCTCACCAGGATCAGTTATTTCCTCCGAGAGTGGTGCAATTGGACCTCTTTgcaagaaaaaaatgagaactACCCAGTAGAAAGCTACATCATTAAGCAGTGACGAGAGTCCTAGCAACGCAATTGAAACTCCTGTGAAGCGTAATGAAGCCTGTGGAATAGACTGAAGTCAGTATCTTCACGATAAGGaaacaaaggaagcaattatgTGATGTAATTAGTCAAATATTATCATGATACTGACAAATCAAGTTTTGCTTATAGGAATTTCCTTGTTCAGAAATATTACTAAATCTTGTACCTTTCTTCCCCATAGAGCAAAAGAAATTCGCCCTCCATCAAGCTCTCCGGCAGGAATGCTGTTGATGGCATTGATAAGGAGTCCTGCCCAAGCCCAAATCACTAGAGGGTTGACAGAAATTGCAGTTCCTTCCTTGAGAACGTTGCCAAGAAGCAGCTTTgctaaaaaagtaaataaaaatggTCACTACATATTGATAAAAGTATTAAGTAATACATCGGGCAGCCACCGGATTTAATTTGTTGCTCTTCTGTGGTagtaataatagaaaataaatgctcattttaaaatattttgataaaccCATAAATGAATGCAGACAGTCTATCTAAATTTCTTTATGCTTACTAGAGTGAGTAGCTTACCAATACCACCGGCAAGAAACGACTCGTGAAACACGGAAGCATCAACAACAACACCAAGACCATCACTGGGAGGCAAGACAAAACCAAGAAACAGAAGCAAAAGACCCAAGGAATAGCCAGCTAATGGTCCGGCAGCTGCAACCTTGAGCAGATCTTCGCGATTTGGTACTATGTTTCTTATCCTCGTAATGGCACCAAAGGAGCCTATCTGCCGACCAAATTACACATCAGATTTCTGTTTCTCGTATTAAGATGCTAGAAATTCTACATATCTACAAGAGAAAATTTGGCCATTGGCCAATATCTAATTGTACATATCAGCAAGATGTCCGTTTGAATATCAACACCAAATTCTACCATATTAAATTAGTTAGCAATAAAcataagaagaaaaacataaatccaTCTCTACAGTACCACAATATTAAGCAATCTACGAGATTCAAGATGAATGCGCCATTTTCAGACACCAATTACAGTCATGCAATTCCGAAAGCAAGGTTTGACTTTGTAGAAAAGCAACACAAGCAATTCCCAAATGACAATGTAACAAAAGGTCTCATGCAATTTAATACCAACCACCAGTTATTTTGTGCAAGACAAGCACAGACGGAATGCTTCAAATTGTCATGCATCaacaagaattaaaaaaattatcaaacataAAATGAATGCATACTCTATGTAAGTATACATCCTCCGAATAATTTAAGTAATGATGAAAAATATGATACCCTAAATTATTGTCATTTAATTGAAGAAATATCTTTACCAAAAAAATGTGAgagaagataaataattttatcctaTAACCTGCCAGCTAGGAACAAAGTACGGGACCCCAAGTTTAACTCCAGTGTCTTTAGCAGCTAAAAAGTGGCCAAGTTCATGTACCCCCAGAATAAGTGCAGTAACAAGGGCTCCAGGTAGGCCATCCTTTAACAAGTTCAGATTGTCGAAAGCTGATCTGGAAcattaataatagtaatttgGTGAAACGTAAAAATGTGTAGTAAAGTAACAAACATATTCCTATATGTAGAATaattaatcataaacatttaagaatataaatCTCTAAATGACAATCAAGTGCTAAAGCCTATGCACACCAATCTAAACTTATTCTGTAATTAGAACCTACAATATATGCACAATACTTTCACTGGCATTTGGTtcaaaaaaaagttgttttttttcacttgtaattacaagaaaaatcacTTTGTTTTCACCTTTCTCATTTTCAAAAAGTTTGCATGAAAAGTCTTTGttttacaagaaaaaatgttcagatttcttttttacattttcactTTTACTTACAAGAAAATTCTCCTTATTTTCACTTTCGTTATCTTCAAAAGAGTTtaaatgaaagaagtgaaattgTTTTCCCTATTTATAATACAAACCTAACAAAGTAGAAAGCAAAGGAAAGACATGTtgtaattaaaagtgaaaacagAATACCTTAACTAAACCAAGtgatttctaaattttttttttgaataataataaatgcaTACCAAATTGAAGCATCATATGGAACAACTAATCAACCAGGGATAATAACAGAAAGACTAATGAATTATTGCTATGAAAGCTGGACAAGAATTCATCACTAGTTGaagtattttaaaaagagaaacaaagtGGAAAAAATGCtactttttttgtaattattaaaccAAATGACACCTAAATTTCACTTTATAGTTATAGGTGCATACGAAATTGAAGCATCTATAATACGAAACAATCAGTCAACCAGAGAAATGACAGGAAGAAATAAAGATTTATTCCTATGAAAGGCAGAAAACAATacatcaataattaaattattttgagaCCATCCTATTTAAGAATATACAGCCTGGAAGATAAACATTTATTTACCTAAACAGTGTATTTGTAATACTTCCCTGAACTTATTACTCAAGCGTAGGAGTATACACAACTGTATCAGTATAGTAAACAAAGCACATGAAACTGACCGAACACTCTTGCCTAAGACATATCAGCGTATGAAGTGACAATTTAAGGCATAAGAAAACAGCTCACAATAAATCGGATTGCAAAGCAGGAACATTGCGAATAAGTAAGGTAAAAACCGTAACCAGTCCAAAAGCTCCAGCAGCAAACCACTCAGGTACGGCTGCCATTATAAGTAACACCAGAAGTACAAATCATGAGCTTtacaaaaaatcatttttgatCCACAATGTTGCAAGAGCTAAAACAAGTACCAGTTGTCTCTGGTTGTAAGGTTGTTCTTGGAACTACAACAGCCACTGGCTTGTCATCCTCTGGATTTACTAAAAGAAAAAGCTTGTACTCGTCTCCAAATTTATCCTACAATAATAACCATGCATAACTATAGTTAAGACACTGATTTAGACTGGAATCGCTCACAAAACCACTCGAGCAGAGAAACAAAAAATACTACACACTTTCAATCTCTTAGAAATTTTATCATAACTTTTAGCAGCTTGCCCTCGCAAGTTCCCTTTGAACAGCACTCCACCCTGGCagaaaataaggacccaatctTCATACAAGACCTCTTCACATTAGGAAAAATACGTTATAGGAAAGATAGGCTCACACCTCGTAAGGATCTTGGCTTGTTACAAAAAAGGTATCGAAGCCAAAAACTTGGCTCCTTAGAATTTCGATTGTTTCCTTGGGAATTTTTATTGCTTCATCCAATTTCTGAGGCTGTAAGAACACATAAAGAACAGAAACaaggaaaaattataaaaaaaaaaagagaatgcCTCTTCTAAAGCTTAATGCAGAGCAATCACCTTCACACCTGGCAGAGGTGATCCACTGGCAACTTCATCACTATCCAAACTCTGTTTTAACCATAAGGCCAGAGAATGAGAGATAAGAAAACTATTACATAATGTTCCTAACTTCAAatgacaattttattttcatgttttctcCTTTTTAGTACTCAAAGTAAAATTGAATCCATGAAGTAATacttctaatatttattaaggAGATTATAGCAGCATACAAAACTGATGGAATAAGAGTGGCAAAATTAGGTACCATTTTAAGGATTTAGTTCTTGACAAATGGTGGTGACGCAGacttattaaaaacattttatcacAGCTTAAAAGAAATCTTTTACACattataagtaaaaaataaaagaaatgaatggCATAAGATAAATTCCTGAGTACATTATGTCTGTGAGTAACAGCTTTTATAGAAGTCTTCAGCAATAAGATAATAAACAATGAAAAGAGAGTGCATGTGTGTGTACTGAACAACCTTTGGCAACGTATTTGCATCAAATCAAACTTATAAGGGAAATTCACTAAGGCAAACATTACCTGCACATCATTTTGATCCTTATTTGCATCACTAAATTCGTTTAGTTGTTCTCCATCTACAGGAGGAGAGGTACTTTGCACAGAGGAATCTTCCGAAGGTAgtgtttcttcatttttatatgCTTCTTTCTCCTAGGTAAATTAAAAATTGCATATTGTCAAGGTAAAAGCATGAAGACAAAAGAAATGTCTACATTGTGTTTGAGTTCAaacaatataagaaaaaaacaataataattatttttatcctaaTAACTAAAACATAACCCATTAAATTATGTCGAATTGAAATTTGCTGAAAGGTCCACCTTCCAACTGACAACTTTTACCTTTTTGATCCCCTCTCTATCTCTATTTCAACGATAAGTTGTTTTTAAGGCAAGAAGTTTGTtcatttgaattgattttttgtCCTAAATCCCTCCATGTGACCCATTAAAGTAAGCAAAGCTCCCTAacacattttgtttttcatttaggAGACTCAAAAGATTGTCTCATCTGAAGAAAACCTAAGCCTAACTCCTTTGCACTTGCACCAAAAGGCATTCATTATGTATAACATCTTGGCTTAATTAAGTCTTAAGTACCTCATAAAAGAATTTACTTTCTATTGAcgtattaaaaattaattaaggcTCCAATTGTATCCACCATTTTCAAAAGTTGAAATGAGAGAGAGCATTTATGGAACGTAACGGTAGGATAATTCATCCTCATACTTCTCCTTCACAATCAAATATCATTTGGGAGTTGAGACCTCAAACTAGCCAGCTGCAAGCGTTGACAAACGAGTTGTATCACaacattacaataaaaaatcCAACTCCCATCAAATTGTGCAGAAATACGGTAAGCCTATAAGGAAGCCTTTGGCTTAGTTGATGAAGATAAGTAAACGTTCAAGAGTGTCATACattgaatgataaatttaaaatatttaacgaaaaatatttattagaacaCTATACTAAAAGTATTAAATACTACTTAAGCATTGTCTTATAATCACTCGTTAGCAGACCCCGAAAAGAAAACACGCAAGAAATTTCGAGCAATTACGGAAagttaaattgaaaattcaagTAAAAAATCTTCATGATATCACACTTCAATTTCTGAAGACTAATGTCAGTTAAAACGAACATGCTGACTCCTGAAGGAAATTCCAGCAacaaaatgagttaaaaaaatgcAGAAACAGGCAGCAAACTGAAAGTACCTGCTCGTCGCTGCCGTTTGGTGGCTCAGTAACACTACAAGCAATCCCTCTTCTCCGGCTCGATCTATTCCAGTTGAAA
This window of the Vigna angularis cultivar LongXiaoDou No.4 chromosome 7, ASM1680809v1, whole genome shotgun sequence genome carries:
- the LOC108338694 gene encoding probable zinc metalloprotease EGY2, chloroplastic, whose amino-acid sequence is MSFSLAAPSAFRGNLLPPLSHCTSCFEFDLRFHRSHGFPHSRCRFTSFKLFRNPRSSRRRGIACSVTEPPNGSDEQEKEAYKNEETLPSEDSSVQSTSPPVDGEQLNEFSDANKDQNDVQSLDSDEVASGSPLPGVKPQKLDEAIKIPKETIEILRSQVFGFDTFFVTSQDPYEGGVLFKGNLRGQAAKSYDKISKRLKDKFGDEYKLFLLVNPEDDKPVAVVVPRTTLQPETTAVPEWFAAGAFGLVTVFTLLIRNVPALQSDLLSAFDNLNLLKDGLPGALVTALILGVHELGHFLAAKDTGVKLGVPYFVPSWQIGSFGAITRIRNIVPNREDLLKVAAAGPLAGYSLGLLLLFLGFVLPPSDGLGVVVDASVFHESFLAGGIAKLLLGNVLKEGTAISVNPLVIWAWAGLLINAINSIPAGELDGGRISFALWGRKASLRFTGVSIALLGLSSLLNDVAFYWVVLIFFLQRGPIAPLSEEITDPGEKYVAIGITVLLLGLLVCLPYPFPFTDETLTSF